From a region of the Chloroflexota bacterium genome:
- a CDS encoding ABC transporter ATP-binding protein, giving the protein MGAPLLEVKDLKVEFKRPGGVVHAVNGVNFTLEAGQSLGIVGESGSGKSVTMLSLLGLIGRTGRVVGGSAVFNGVDLVKMAPRELQDVRGRDIAVIFQDPMTSLNPIMKIGAQITESMRMRKIYSAAEAKERAIELLDRVGIPQPAKRLNDYPYQFSGGMRQRVMIALALALKPKLLIADEPTTALDVTVQAQVLDLLESLQDETGMAMIIITHDLGVATNYCDNLAVMYAGEIVEMTSVDRLVEHTAHPYALGLLNSTMEIGHGKTAIQPIPGNPPSALKVHKACPFAPRCRFKSSVCQERKPELTTVEPNHLVACFHADTVVKAAQQGDDAAAEVMLNVAQSIHA; this is encoded by the coding sequence AGGATCTCAAAGTCGAGTTCAAGCGGCCTGGTGGCGTGGTGCATGCAGTCAACGGGGTTAATTTTACGCTTGAAGCAGGCCAAAGCCTCGGGATCGTCGGTGAATCTGGCTCGGGCAAATCGGTGACGATGCTTTCGTTGCTTGGTTTGATTGGCCGGACTGGCCGCGTAGTCGGTGGCTCGGCAGTCTTCAACGGGGTTGATTTGGTCAAAATGGCTCCGCGTGAGCTGCAAGATGTGCGCGGTCGTGATATTGCGGTGATCTTTCAAGACCCCATGACCAGCCTCAACCCAATTATGAAAATTGGGGCGCAGATTACCGAAAGTATGCGCATGCGCAAAATTTACTCGGCAGCCGAAGCCAAAGAACGGGCGATTGAGTTGCTTGATCGGGTTGGGATTCCCCAGCCTGCCAAGCGGCTCAACGATTATCCCTATCAATTTTCTGGTGGCATGCGCCAACGGGTGATGATTGCACTGGCGCTGGCGCTCAAACCCAAATTGCTGATTGCCGATGAGCCAACCACCGCACTTGACGTAACGGTGCAAGCTCAAGTGCTTGATCTACTCGAATCGTTGCAGGACGAAACGGGCATGGCCATGATTATTATTACCCACGATTTGGGCGTGGCCACCAACTATTGCGATAATTTGGCGGTGATGTATGCTGGCGAAATTGTCGAAATGACCAGTGTTGATCGTTTGGTTGAGCACACAGCGCATCCCTATGCTTTGGGTTTGCTCAACAGCACCATGGAAATTGGCCACGGCAAAACTGCCATCCAGCCGATTCCTGGTAACCCGCCAAGTGCCTTAAAAGTGCATAAAGCTTGCCCATTTGCGCCACGCTGCCGTTTCAAAAGCAGCGTTTGCCAAGAACGCAAGCCCGAATTAACTACGGTCGAACCCAATCACCTGGTGGCTTGTTTCCACGCTGATACCGTGGTCAAGGCTGCCCAACAAGGTGATGATGCAGCAGCGGAGGTGATGCTCAATGTCGCTCAATCAATCCACGCCTAA
- the cas6 gene encoding CRISPR system precrRNA processing endoribonuclease RAMP protein Cas6, translating to MTLAVHHIRVQAKATAPLQLHVHTGAALRGAFFTALWERFCTNHAAKTCVECPLLQACPVSSLMAPHRDASPRGNDIPRPFAIRPPIHHAGSFQPNEQFSWGLTLIGQSTNLFPYVAMALHMMGQNGVGKRVAENDWERGRFVVEQVDAVQLLHDHIQPIQTAGSQRIQVPNLPMTWADAEHIAQSLPHDLLTLHFMTPLRIIEQKILLKVPQLRPIVQRLTERHDGLAREHGGEPFAYEQRLALLNAAATIKLVQNDTHWVDLDSYSSRQRRKTPIGGLVGTAHYAGDLGPLLPLLVWGSVIQVGKDTTKGNGVYRIS from the coding sequence ATGACTCTTGCTGTTCACCATATTCGCGTTCAAGCCAAGGCCACTGCGCCGCTCCAGTTGCATGTGCACACTGGGGCGGCCCTGCGCGGGGCGTTTTTCACTGCGCTCTGGGAGCGTTTTTGCACCAACCATGCCGCCAAAACCTGTGTGGAATGCCCATTATTGCAGGCTTGCCCCGTCAGCAGTTTAATGGCTCCACATCGCGATGCTTCGCCGCGCGGCAATGATATACCCCGACCATTCGCTATCCGTCCGCCAATTCATCATGCTGGTTCGTTTCAGCCAAATGAGCAGTTTTCGTGGGGCTTGACCTTGATTGGCCAATCAACCAATTTATTTCCGTATGTGGCGATGGCTTTACATATGATGGGCCAAAATGGGGTGGGCAAACGGGTTGCTGAAAATGATTGGGAGCGCGGGCGGTTTGTGGTCGAGCAAGTTGATGCGGTGCAATTACTCCATGATCACATTCAGCCGATTCAAACTGCTGGTAGCCAACGGATTCAAGTGCCGAACTTGCCGATGACTTGGGCTGATGCTGAACACATTGCTCAATCATTACCACACGATCTGCTGACGTTGCATTTTATGACTCCGCTGCGGATTATTGAGCAGAAAATTTTGCTCAAAGTGCCACAGCTTCGCCCAATTGTGCAACGTTTAACCGAGCGCCATGATGGATTAGCTCGCGAACATGGTGGCGAACCATTTGCCTATGAGCAACGCTTGGCCTTACTTAACGCCGCTGCCACTATCAAACTTGTGCAAAACGATACGCATTGGGTTGATCTTGATAGTTATTCATCGCGGCAACGGCGTAAAACTCCAATTGGGGGCTTGGTTGGTACTGCCCATTATGCGGGCGATTTAGGGCCACTGTTGCCACTATTGGTCTGGGGCAGCGTGATTCAAGTTGGCAAAGATACCACCAAAGGCAATGGGGTTTATCGAATTTCATAA
- a CDS encoding ATP-binding cassette domain-containing protein, which yields MSLNQSTPNSGQPLLKVEGVSKYFMRDKSRFAAVEDVSVTLNAGETLGIVGESGSGKSTLSRCIIRLYDPEKGRIFFDGIDFTGLSNKALRLKRRDIQMIFQDPLASLNPMMTVHSAIEDPMLIHNVGTARERTKRVHELLELVGLDVGAANAFPFEFSGGQQQRIGIARALALNPKLLICDEAVSALDVSIQAQILRLLQDLQKQLGLAYLFISHNLAVVEHMSDQIAVMYHGKVVEYDTVEEIFRAPKQEYTRNLIDSVPKIPRSDSLRFKRPRLNEDAAGA from the coding sequence ATGTCGCTCAATCAATCCACGCCTAATTCAGGCCAGCCCTTGCTCAAAGTCGAGGGCGTTTCCAAATATTTTATGCGCGATAAAAGCCGCTTTGCCGCTGTCGAAGATGTTTCGGTTACGCTCAATGCTGGCGAAACCTTGGGGATTGTCGGTGAATCGGGGTCGGGCAAATCGACACTTTCGCGCTGTATCATTCGCTTGTACGACCCCGAAAAAGGCCGAATTTTCTTCGATGGCATTGATTTTACCGGGTTGTCCAACAAAGCTTTACGACTCAAACGCCGCGATATTCAGATGATTTTCCAAGATCCGCTGGCGAGCCTCAACCCGATGATGACCGTGCATAGTGCCATTGAAGATCCAATGTTGATTCACAATGTTGGCACGGCCCGCGAACGCACCAAGCGCGTCCATGAATTATTGGAGTTGGTCGGGCTTGATGTTGGTGCTGCCAATGCTTTTCCATTTGAATTTTCGGGCGGTCAGCAACAGCGGATTGGCATTGCCCGCGCCTTGGCCTTGAACCCTAAATTGTTGATTTGTGATGAAGCCGTGAGTGCGCTTGATGTGTCGATTCAGGCGCAGATTTTGCGCTTGCTGCAAGATTTGCAAAAACAACTGGGTCTAGCCTATTTGTTTATTTCGCATAATTTGGCGGTTGTCGAGCATATGAGCGACCAAATTGCTGTGATGTACCATGGCAAAGTCGTCGAATATGATACGGTTGAGGAAATTTTCCGTGCGCCCAAGCAGGAATATACCCGTAATTTGATCGATAGTGTGCCGAAAATTCCCCGTTCCGATAGCTTGCGTTTCAAACGCCCGCGCCTGAACGAAGATGCAGCAGGAGCCTAA
- the cas2 gene encoding CRISPR-associated endonuclease Cas2, which yields MRTLLIYDIVDDRIRSKVADLCLDYALKRIQYSAFMGDIPRTLSEELWLKISKLVLNQEHSIEMIPICAKDWAEHRSSSGKPKSAPILADDDDGWGERSDDGDQ from the coding sequence ATGCGCACACTCCTGATTTACGATATTGTGGATGATCGCATTCGTAGTAAAGTTGCCGATTTATGCCTTGATTATGCGCTAAAACGGATTCAATATAGTGCGTTTATGGGCGATATTCCACGCACGCTGAGCGAAGAATTGTGGCTCAAAATCAGCAAATTGGTGCTCAATCAAGAACATTCAATTGAAATGATTCCGATTTGTGCCAAAGATTGGGCTGAGCATCGCAGTTCATCAGGCAAGCCCAAATCAGCCCCAATCTTAGCCGATGATGACGATGGCTGGGGCGAAAGGAGTGATGATGGCGACCAATGA
- the cas3 gene encoding CRISPR-associated helicase Cas3', with protein sequence MMQSYLRQFQQRVFNRLTQQQNVILQAPTGAGKTRAALAAYVQKLAGQLAVDFPLRCIYTVPTRVLTEQFFVEYADLAQRIDRNYAQKLRQQFAEFQREPIAKQTGDQPNDPHFESALTFCTIDQLLASFLGIPYGIGSKNANINPAAVISSYLVLDEFHLYPIDQENRNSFGARTTTLRMLQLLHQRQIQLSPFTLMTATFSSKLIQELAQILNASVVSVLPEVDPEAESNELDQLNAQRQRIYDLQEQPLTAKSVLACHETISIVICNTVKRSQQIYLELQEHTQGTIEIVLLHSRFTDPDRAFKQQYIAAKAGKDAWSSGLASQQNLIIVTTQVIEVGVDISIPHLHSEIAPANSLIQRAGRCARFAGQTGFVHIYPVADSEQAGAYLPYEREECLNTLQACQPYHQQHVGFLQEQALIDAVHTENDLKLLESYAQNCDTIDKSIASGWASAERGIASTLIRNVAQVNFVIHDDPNSAITTKPWEYQTFGLRPSSLLGIWKRLQLTAQSLPQTTDWLENDDQHVIAYSAKLLNVEQSSEDERIEPTYTWQPINNSAEIVASLVLAFPRRYVQYNSELGIIFRDGSFPQLEIDWNSTFQSDIRVSRRKQFNTIEYQQESYFEHISGLYRAYQSRLIEEIDYSAKRLEQIMRLPKGLIDRAIRLAIACHDLGKLGEGWQDFAKNWQNLLIKTYPKKHETYAPQKYPFAHTNSEKEHRPLRKLIAKPPHHACESAFLAHELIESSLGFYEDEDPQIAKLARATIAAIARHHSSFSREYQAIRLIEEAQTTLNDVLALVSQGQDWQFELDLLVEQIPFAGSLTSQKMTSIADDTKLQANLHEAFCYFLIVRVLRLCDWRSFFYAHTY encoded by the coding sequence ATGATGCAAAGCTATTTACGCCAATTTCAACAGCGTGTCTTCAATCGCTTAACTCAACAACAAAATGTCATTTTACAAGCTCCAACTGGTGCTGGGAAAACTCGGGCAGCTTTGGCGGCTTATGTGCAAAAACTGGCAGGCCAATTAGCGGTAGATTTTCCGCTGCGTTGTATTTACACTGTCCCAACCCGCGTGTTAACCGAACAATTTTTTGTTGAGTATGCCGATTTGGCCCAACGAATTGATCGCAATTATGCTCAAAAACTGCGTCAGCAATTTGCCGAATTTCAACGTGAGCCAATTGCCAAACAAACCGGTGATCAGCCTAATGACCCTCATTTTGAATCGGCACTTACATTTTGTACTATCGACCAATTGCTTGCCAGCTTTTTAGGTATTCCCTATGGTATTGGCAGCAAAAACGCGAATATCAATCCGGCGGCTGTAATTAGCAGTTACTTAGTGCTAGATGAGTTTCATCTCTATCCAATTGATCAGGAAAATCGCAATAGTTTTGGGGCACGCACAACTACACTACGCATGTTACAGCTGCTCCACCAGCGCCAAATACAGCTTAGCCCATTCACATTAATGACCGCAACATTTTCCAGTAAGTTGATACAAGAGTTGGCACAAATATTGAACGCTTCAGTGGTGAGTGTGCTTCCAGAAGTCGATCCAGAAGCTGAATCTAATGAGTTGGATCAACTAAATGCTCAGCGTCAGCGCATCTACGATCTGCAAGAACAACCATTGACGGCTAAAAGCGTCTTAGCCTGTCATGAGACTATCTCAATCGTAATTTGTAATACGGTCAAACGTTCGCAACAAATCTATTTAGAGTTGCAGGAACATACCCAAGGCACAATCGAAATAGTATTGCTTCATAGCCGATTCACTGATCCAGATCGAGCTTTTAAGCAGCAATATATTGCTGCAAAGGCTGGCAAAGATGCTTGGTCGAGCGGCTTGGCATCCCAGCAAAATTTGATTATTGTTACAACCCAAGTTATTGAAGTTGGGGTTGATATTTCGATACCTCACCTTCATAGCGAGATTGCACCAGCTAATAGTTTGATTCAGCGAGCAGGGCGTTGTGCTCGATTTGCGGGGCAAACTGGATTTGTTCATATTTATCCGGTTGCCGATAGTGAGCAAGCAGGTGCTTATCTACCGTATGAACGCGAGGAATGTCTCAATACCTTACAGGCATGTCAACCGTATCATCAACAGCATGTCGGGTTTTTACAAGAACAAGCATTGATTGATGCCGTTCATACCGAAAATGATCTTAAATTATTGGAATCATATGCTCAAAATTGTGACACTATCGATAAATCGATTGCTTCAGGTTGGGCTAGTGCAGAACGAGGAATTGCATCAACGTTAATTCGTAACGTAGCCCAAGTTAATTTTGTTATTCACGATGACCCAAATAGTGCAATTACGACGAAGCCTTGGGAATATCAAACCTTTGGATTACGACCAAGCAGTCTCTTAGGAATATGGAAAAGGTTACAGCTTACCGCCCAAAGCTTACCGCAAACAACAGATTGGCTTGAAAATGATGATCAACATGTGATTGCCTATAGTGCTAAATTACTGAATGTTGAGCAATCCAGCGAAGATGAGCGAATTGAGCCAACCTATACTTGGCAACCTATTAATAACTCAGCCGAAATTGTTGCTAGCTTAGTTCTTGCTTTCCCACGCCGCTATGTCCAATATAATTCCGAACTTGGAATTATCTTTCGCGATGGCTCTTTTCCACAGCTAGAAATAGACTGGAATAGTACTTTCCAGAGTGATATACGGGTTTCTCGGCGGAAACAATTTAATACCATTGAATACCAACAAGAAAGTTATTTTGAGCATATCAGTGGTCTCTATCGCGCATATCAATCTCGTTTAATCGAGGAGATTGATTATTCGGCTAAAAGACTAGAGCAAATAATGCGTTTACCAAAAGGTTTGATTGACCGAGCTATTCGTTTAGCGATTGCTTGCCATGATCTTGGTAAATTAGGCGAGGGTTGGCAGGATTTTGCTAAGAACTGGCAAAATCTATTGATTAAAACATATCCTAAAAAGCATGAAACATATGCTCCACAGAAATATCCTTTTGCTCATACAAATAGTGAAAAAGAGCATCGACCATTACGCAAGCTTATTGCTAAACCTCCACATCATGCCTGTGAAAGTGCTTTCTTAGCCCATGAATTAATTGAATCCAGCCTAGGATTTTATGAAGATGAAGATCCTCAAATTGCTAAACTTGCGCGGGCAACGATTGCCGCAATAGCGCGGCATCATTCCTCGTTTTCGCGAGAATATCAAGCTATTCGTTTGATCGAAGAGGCACAAACGACACTCAACGATGTATTAGCGTTGGTCTCGCAAGGGCAAGATTGGCAATTTGAGCTTGATTTATTGGTCGAACAAATTCCATTTGCTGGTAGCTTAACGAGCCAAAAGATGACTTCAATTGCTGATGATACGAAGTTGCAAGCAAATTTACATGAAGCCTTTTGTTATTTTCTCATCGTGCGAGTATTACGACTTTGCGATTGGCGTTCATTCTTTTATGCACATACGTATTAA
- a CDS encoding DevR family CRISPR-associated autoregulator, with translation MKTLGSLSISAEAIIDMHSLNNEGGEGNQIQTRMVDVVVRDQDNNPRIESVNAISGDMFKHIQAEHLFRIAQSNESLQLCNACKRFNANRISGDPAFIEFINKKKPSPAQVLDYLIQACMIDDLEGILITEGKQSVPRKSVVEFGWVVGRPESTRTGQYFHVKYNPEKPGQEGDDRSGNQGQAIFHRPASSGVYALVCNLELGRIGYNDLSQRYVLNESERLARYQALLKSVLYTLIRPAGAMRSAQLPHLVDIRGVVSYSTSTIPAPTFSAINPQFINQSTQVKAALNAGEAVESVVVEEFHDFASLSTILANLITNSGPLQFGLQTGR, from the coding sequence ATGAAAACACTTGGATCATTATCAATTTCCGCTGAAGCAATTATTGATATGCACTCACTTAATAATGAAGGTGGTGAGGGTAATCAAATTCAAACTCGTATGGTTGATGTTGTTGTGCGCGATCAAGATAATAACCCACGGATTGAGAGCGTTAATGCAATTTCTGGTGATATGTTTAAGCATATTCAGGCCGAACATTTATTTCGTATTGCCCAGTCAAATGAATCACTCCAATTATGTAATGCCTGTAAACGGTTTAATGCTAATCGAATCTCGGGAGATCCTGCATTTATCGAATTTATCAATAAGAAAAAACCTAGCCCTGCCCAAGTCTTAGATTATCTCATCCAGGCATGTATGATTGATGATCTTGAAGGTATTTTGATTACCGAAGGTAAACAATCTGTTCCACGCAAGAGCGTCGTGGAATTTGGTTGGGTTGTTGGGAGGCCTGAAAGTACGCGTACTGGACAATATTTCCATGTCAAATATAATCCCGAAAAACCAGGCCAAGAAGGTGATGATCGGTCTGGCAACCAAGGTCAGGCTATTTTCCATCGGCCTGCGAGTAGCGGTGTATATGCGCTTGTTTGTAATTTAGAATTGGGACGGATTGGTTATAACGATCTAAGTCAACGCTATGTTTTAAATGAATCAGAACGACTTGCACGCTATCAGGCTTTACTTAAAAGTGTGCTATATACCTTAATTCGCCCAGCAGGAGCAATGCGTAGTGCTCAATTGCCGCACCTTGTTGATATTCGTGGGGTAGTTAGTTATAGCACAAGTACCATTCCTGCCCCAACATTCAGTGCCATTAATCCTCAATTTATCAACCAAAGTACCCAAGTAAAGGCTGCGTTGAATGCTGGTGAAGCAGTTGAGTCTGTCGTGGTGGAAGAATTTCACGACTTTGCCAGTTTAAGCACAATCCTTGCCAACTTAATTACTAATAGTGGACCACTTCAATTTGGATTGCAAACTGGACGTTAA
- the cas1 gene encoding CRISPR-associated endonuclease Cas1 has translation MELIVHERGTFIQKHQGRLRVMREKERLAEVPLLILDHVIIESYGVGISSDAVRACAEHGIPIHFLSSTGTAYASLYSAGLTGTVQTRRAQLQAFENERGAWLARAFVCGKLENQHNLLRMMAKYRKTADPACFQRVQPIIAEMRDHIIEAERVMPQQLEQIRPSLLSIEGRGAARYWFGVRELLLCDLDWPGRETQGARDPLNSALNYGYGILYSQIERCLVLAGLDPYGGFMHTDRPGKPSLVLDLIEEFRQTVVDRTILGLVNRKMTIEQDETGRLSDHTREMIRERLFKRLEASEPYEAKRVSLRVIMQSQARHLATFVRGDRETYTPFIASW, from the coding sequence ATGGAATTAATTGTCCATGAACGGGGCACATTTATTCAAAAACATCAAGGTCGTTTGCGGGTCATGCGTGAAAAAGAGCGTTTGGCTGAAGTTCCATTATTAATTCTTGATCACGTTATTATCGAATCGTATGGCGTTGGAATTTCATCCGATGCAGTGCGAGCTTGCGCCGAGCATGGCATTCCCATTCATTTTTTGAGTAGCACAGGTACTGCCTATGCTTCGCTCTATAGCGCCGGATTAACGGGTACGGTGCAAACACGACGTGCCCAATTGCAGGCTTTTGAAAATGAGCGCGGTGCATGGCTAGCTCGCGCATTTGTCTGTGGCAAATTAGAAAATCAGCATAATTTACTTCGAATGATGGCCAAATATCGCAAAACGGCTGATCCTGCTTGTTTTCAACGGGTTCAGCCAATTATCGCCGAAATGCGTGATCATATTATTGAAGCTGAGCGGGTTATGCCGCAGCAGCTTGAGCAAATTCGGCCTTCACTGTTGAGTATCGAAGGTCGCGGCGCAGCTCGTTATTGGTTTGGCGTGCGTGAATTATTGCTCTGTGATTTAGATTGGCCTGGGCGTGAAACCCAAGGAGCACGTGATCCGCTCAATAGTGCCTTGAATTATGGCTATGGCATTTTGTATAGCCAAATCGAGCGTTGTCTCGTTCTGGCTGGGCTTGATCCATATGGTGGTTTTATGCACACTGATCGGCCTGGTAAACCATCATTAGTCCTTGATTTAATTGAAGAATTTCGTCAAACCGTGGTTGATCGCACGATTTTGGGTTTGGTGAATCGCAAAATGACGATCGAGCAAGATGAAACTGGCCGATTAAGCGACCATACGCGCGAGATGATTCGCGAACGCTTATTTAAAAGGTTGGAAGCAAGCGAGCCATACGAGGCCAAACGGGTGAGTTTGCGGGTAATTATGCAATCCCAAGCTCGCCATCTCGCAACATTTGTGCGCGGCGATCGCGAAACCTACACACCATTTATTGCCTCGTGGTAG
- the cas4 gene encoding CRISPR-associated protein Cas4, which translates to MATNEPNYFLEVTDIKQARICPRVVFYRYCLPRVRPITGKMELGIERHREEIGREERRSLRSYGLTTGERHFDILLRSERYRLVGMLDLIIMTETECIPIEYKLSERMPGSHVKAQLAAYALLVMEQWQKPVRRAFSYLLPLRKAIEIPLGQRQLNDVQRSIEQIHQMIAHETMPEPPKQQAICVNCEFRRFCNDVL; encoded by the coding sequence ATGGCGACCAATGAACCCAACTATTTTCTCGAAGTTACCGACATCAAACAGGCACGAATTTGCCCGAGAGTCGTTTTTTATCGTTACTGTTTACCGCGGGTTCGACCAATAACTGGCAAAATGGAACTTGGAATCGAGCGCCATCGCGAAGAAATTGGTCGCGAAGAACGGCGATCGTTGCGCTCTTATGGGCTGACAACTGGCGAGCGTCATTTTGATATTTTGCTTCGCTCAGAGCGCTATCGATTAGTTGGGATGCTCGATTTAATTATTATGACTGAAACCGAGTGTATTCCGATTGAATATAAACTTTCGGAGCGCATGCCAGGCAGCCATGTCAAAGCCCAATTAGCGGCGTATGCGTTATTAGTGATGGAGCAATGGCAAAAACCGGTTCGCCGTGCATTTAGCTATTTGCTCCCGTTGCGTAAAGCGATTGAAATTCCGTTGGGTCAACGCCAGCTTAACGATGTTCAACGCAGCATCGAGCAAATTCACCAGATGATTGCCCATGAAACTATGCCGGAGCCACCTAAACAACAAGCAATTTGTGTCAATTGCGAATTTCGGCGCTTTTGTAATGATGTGCTTTAG
- a CDS encoding WYL domain-containing protein — MIALRLMQQHLQQSNLHGLEVMHKLGLTLSRGVAKLAGEHILQQTAHQRAELTIAKSSPQRALEKIGEAWLSGHKISWRYQPLRGSQAFNEVFHPYMIEPIALGGSTYVVGFSEQAQALRARKIERIISIPVVEDELFEIHPTFDPIQLFEGAWGIWFSQDDQPIKIVIKFQQSVRQRVYETRWHPSQTIQEDDYGNLIWQAMIDDWTPIVPWIRGWGADCEVLEPSELRQAIITNLERARTLYKLSGNRPSAMPNDDVLRTLFGE, encoded by the coding sequence ATGATTGCCCTACGTTTGATGCAACAACACCTTCAACAATCGAACTTGCATGGACTTGAGGTGATGCATAAGCTGGGACTTACGCTGAGTCGAGGAGTTGCTAAACTTGCAGGTGAGCATATTCTGCAACAAACCGCACACCAACGAGCCGAATTAACAATAGCCAAAAGCAGTCCCCAACGGGCATTAGAAAAAATTGGTGAGGCTTGGCTATCAGGGCACAAAATAAGTTGGCGTTATCAACCACTACGCGGATCGCAAGCTTTTAATGAAGTATTTCATCCTTATATGATTGAGCCGATTGCCCTTGGTGGCTCAACCTATGTGGTGGGATTTTCCGAGCAAGCCCAAGCGTTGCGGGCTCGAAAAATTGAACGTATTATTTCGATTCCAGTCGTTGAAGATGAGCTTTTTGAAATTCATCCAACCTTTGATCCAATTCAATTATTTGAGGGGGCTTGGGGTATTTGGTTTTCCCAAGATGATCAGCCAATTAAGATTGTTATAAAATTCCAGCAGTCGGTTCGTCAACGTGTTTATGAAACTCGTTGGCACCCTTCACAAACAATTCAAGAAGATGATTATGGCAATCTTATTTGGCAAGCTATGATTGATGATTGGACTCCGATTGTCCCTTGGATTCGAGGTTGGGGGGCGGATTGTGAAGTCCTTGAACCAAGTGAATTACGCCAAGCAATTATTACCAATCTAGAACGAGCACGAACACTCTATAAATTATCGGGCAATCGTCCAAGTGCCATGCCGAATGATGATGTTCTCCGCACATTATTTGGAGAATAA
- a CDS encoding glycoside hydrolase family 5 protein has translation MTTLSNPKTAISDARFAKLARGINLSHWFAQDYTNQYSLEHLRTYNTEVDIALLAKLGCSHLRFTLNPVVLLNESNPTELNPSYLAEVDRVIDLMLAHDLAVIVDLHPEDDFKQRLFSSPSLVKTFASFWQSLATHLAQRDPEMLFLEVLNEPVVTDAQQWAFVQAELLAAMRAGAPNHTLIATGHKWSSIAELLELEPLADPNIIYNFHCYDPHTFTHQAATWGAPYWPYLEYLPYPSSPEVLAPIVATIDDDVARDAAINYGNERWNIDTLREWVGQAATWAEQHQVRLTCNEFGVYRFKSKPEDRAAWLHDLRSVLEEFNIGWTMWDYAGGFSVVNQLTGQREIDALTVEALGLNQ, from the coding sequence ATGACAACGTTGTCGAACCCAAAAACGGCGATTAGTGATGCACGGTTTGCCAAGTTAGCCCGTGGCATCAATTTAAGCCATTGGTTTGCCCAAGATTATACCAACCAATATAGTTTGGAGCATTTGCGCACGTACAATACCGAGGTCGATATTGCGCTGCTGGCCAAACTTGGTTGTAGTCATCTGCGCTTCACGCTTAACCCCGTTGTACTCTTGAATGAGAGCAATCCAACCGAATTGAATCCCAGCTATTTGGCCGAAGTTGATCGGGTGATCGATTTGATGTTGGCTCATGATTTGGCGGTAATTGTCGATTTACACCCTGAGGATGATTTTAAGCAACGTTTATTTAGCTCGCCAAGCTTAGTCAAAACCTTTGCTAGCTTTTGGCAAAGTTTAGCTACTCACTTGGCCCAGCGTGATCCAGAAATGCTCTTTTTAGAAGTGTTAAACGAGCCAGTTGTAACCGATGCTCAGCAATGGGCCTTTGTGCAAGCCGAATTGTTGGCGGCGATGCGGGCTGGCGCACCCAACCACACCCTGATTGCAACTGGTCATAAATGGTCGAGCATTGCCGAGTTGTTAGAGCTTGAGCCATTGGCTGATCCGAATATTATCTACAATTTCCACTGTTATGATCCGCATACCTTTACCCATCAGGCGGCAACTTGGGGCGCACCCTACTGGCCGTATCTCGAATATTTGCCCTATCCATCGAGTCCCGAAGTTTTAGCCCCGATTGTGGCGACGATTGATGACGACGTTGCGCGTGATGCTGCAATTAACTATGGTAACGAGCGCTGGAACATTGATACGCTGCGCGAGTGGGTTGGCCAAGCGGCGACTTGGGCCGAACAGCATCAGGTACGTTTGACCTGCAACGAATTTGGGGTTTATCGCTTCAAAAGCAAGCCCGAAGATCGAGCGGCGTGGTTGCATGATCTACGCAGCGTGCTTGAAGAATTTAACATTGGCTGGACGATGTGGGATTATGCAGGTGGATTTAGCGTGGTCAACCAACTGACTGGTCAGCGTGAAATTGATGCGCTGACGGTCGAAGCCCTCGGTTTGAATCAATAA